The following coding sequences are from one Oryzisolibacter sp. LB2S window:
- the aceE gene encoding pyruvate dehydrogenase (acetyl-transferring), homodimeric type, giving the protein MSDLSKVLTAVDADQEETREWLEALSAVIEKEGPERAHFLLEQLLEQARQSSIDLPFSANTGYVNTIEPEQEARCPGNIAIEKRLRAYMRWNAMAMVVRANRLHPEDGGDLGGHIGSFASLASMWGAGFNHFWHAESENHGGDCIYFQGHSAPGIYARAFLEGRISEEQLENFRQEVGGNGLSSYPHPKLMPGFWQFPTVSMGLGPMMAIYQARFLKYLHARGIAKTDNRRVWVFLGDGEMDEPESKGAISLAARENLDNLIFVINCNLQRLDGPVRGNGKIIQELEGDFRGAGWHVIKLLWGKGWDDLLARDKSGKLKQVMMETLDGDYQTYRAMDGAYIRKHFFGKYPETLKLVEHLSDDEIWELRRGGHEPEKVYAAFHAANEHKGQPTVLLVKTVKGYGMGKAGEAKNTVHQTKKLDDEDIRYIRDRFNIPIPDSELDKLPYYKPADDTPEMKYLHERRKALGGYLPHRRTHADESFTVPALETFKAILEPTAEGREISTTQAYVRFLTQLLRDKALGPRVVPILVDEARTFGMEGLFRQIGIYNPLGQQYTPVDRDQVMYYKEQENGQILQEGINEAGGMCSWIAAATSYSTNNRIMIPFFVYYSMFGFQRFGDFAWAAGDMQARGFILGGTSGRTTLNGEGLQHEDGHSHILSATIPNCVSYDPTFAHEVAVIMHRGLKRMVEKQENVFYYITLLNENYAMPGLAAGTEEQILKGMYQCKAGAPGELRVQLLGSGSILRESLEAQKLLAADWGVQADVWSCTSFTELAREGQDTARWNLLHPLEQPRQSFVAQQLAGSTGPVIASTDYMKAFAEQIRAFIPAGRSYTVLGTDGFGRSDFRYRLREHFEVNRHYITVAALKSLADEGKLPAAKVAEAITKYGINAEKINPLHA; this is encoded by the coding sequence ATGTCCGATCTGAGCAAAGTCCTGACCGCAGTAGACGCCGACCAGGAAGAAACCCGAGAATGGCTGGAGGCGTTGTCCGCCGTCATCGAGAAGGAGGGGCCCGAGCGTGCGCACTTCCTGCTCGAGCAACTGCTGGAACAGGCGCGCCAGAGCAGCATCGACCTGCCGTTCTCGGCCAATACCGGCTATGTGAACACCATCGAGCCCGAGCAGGAGGCACGCTGCCCCGGCAACATCGCGATCGAAAAGCGCCTGCGCGCCTACATGCGCTGGAACGCCATGGCCATGGTGGTGCGCGCCAACCGCCTGCATCCCGAGGACGGCGGTGACCTGGGCGGGCATATCGGCTCCTTCGCGTCGCTGGCGTCCATGTGGGGCGCCGGCTTCAACCATTTCTGGCACGCCGAGAGCGAGAACCACGGCGGCGACTGCATCTACTTCCAGGGCCACAGCGCGCCCGGCATTTACGCCCGCGCCTTCCTGGAAGGGCGCATCAGCGAGGAGCAGCTCGAGAACTTCCGCCAGGAAGTCGGCGGCAACGGCCTGTCGAGCTATCCCCACCCCAAGCTCATGCCGGGCTTTTGGCAATTCCCGACGGTGTCCATGGGCCTGGGCCCGATGATGGCCATCTACCAGGCGCGCTTCCTCAAGTACCTGCACGCGCGCGGCATTGCCAAGACCGACAACCGCCGCGTCTGGGTGTTCCTCGGTGACGGCGAGATGGACGAGCCCGAGAGCAAGGGCGCCATCAGCCTGGCCGCGCGCGAAAACCTGGACAACCTCATCTTCGTCATCAACTGCAACCTCCAGCGCCTCGATGGCCCGGTGCGCGGCAACGGCAAGATCATTCAGGAGCTCGAAGGCGACTTCCGTGGTGCCGGCTGGCATGTCATCAAGCTGCTCTGGGGCAAGGGCTGGGACGACCTGCTCGCACGCGACAAGAGCGGCAAGCTCAAGCAGGTCATGATGGAGACGCTGGATGGCGACTACCAGACCTATCGCGCCATGGATGGCGCCTACATCCGCAAGCATTTCTTCGGCAAGTACCCCGAGACGCTCAAGCTCGTCGAGCATCTTTCGGACGACGAGATCTGGGAGCTGCGCCGCGGCGGTCACGAGCCCGAGAAGGTCTACGCGGCCTTCCACGCGGCCAATGAACACAAGGGCCAGCCCACGGTGCTCCTGGTCAAGACCGTCAAGGGCTACGGCATGGGCAAGGCCGGCGAGGCCAAGAACACCGTGCACCAGACCAAGAAGCTCGATGACGAGGACATCCGCTACATCCGCGACCGCTTCAACATCCCGATTCCCGACAGCGAGCTCGACAAGCTGCCCTACTACAAGCCGGCCGACGACACGCCGGAGATGAAATATCTGCACGAGCGCCGCAAGGCCCTGGGCGGCTATCTGCCGCACCGCCGCACGCATGCGGACGAGAGCTTCACGGTGCCCGCGCTCGAGACCTTCAAGGCGATTCTGGAGCCCACGGCCGAGGGCCGCGAGATCTCCACCACCCAGGCCTATGTGCGCTTCCTCACGCAGCTCTTGCGCGACAAGGCGCTCGGCCCGCGCGTCGTGCCCATCCTCGTCGATGAGGCGCGCACCTTCGGCATGGAGGGGCTGTTCCGTCAGATCGGCATCTACAACCCCCTGGGCCAGCAGTACACGCCGGTCGACCGCGACCAGGTCATGTACTACAAGGAGCAGGAGAACGGCCAGATCCTGCAGGAAGGCATCAACGAGGCGGGCGGCATGTGCTCGTGGATCGCGGCGGCCACGTCGTATTCGACGAACAACCGCATCATGATCCCGTTCTTCGTCTACTACTCGATGTTCGGCTTCCAGCGCTTTGGCGACTTCGCCTGGGCCGCCGGCGACATGCAGGCGCGCGGCTTCATCCTCGGCGGCACCAGCGGGCGCACCACCCTGAACGGCGAGGGCCTGCAGCACGAGGACGGCCACAGCCACATCCTCTCGGCCACGATTCCCAACTGCGTGAGCTACGACCCGACCTTCGCGCACGAAGTGGCGGTGATCATGCACCGGGGCCTCAAGCGCATGGTGGAGAAGCAGGAAAACGTCTTCTACTACATCACGCTGCTGAACGAGAACTACGCCATGCCGGGCCTGGCCGCAGGCACCGAGGAGCAGATCCTCAAGGGCATGTACCAGTGCAAGGCCGGTGCGCCGGGCGAGCTGCGCGTGCAGCTGCTGGGCTCGGGCTCCATCCTGCGCGAGTCGCTCGAGGCGCAGAAGCTGCTCGCCGCCGACTGGGGCGTGCAGGCCGATGTGTGGAGCTGCACCAGCTTCACCGAGCTCGCCCGCGAAGGCCAGGACACGGCGCGCTGGAACCTGCTGCACCCGCTGGAGCAACCACGCCAGTCCTTCGTGGCGCAGCAGCTTGCGGGCAGCACCGGGCCCGTGATCGCGTCCACCGACTACATGAAGGCCTTTGCCGAGCAGATCCGCGCCTTCATCCCGGCCGGCCGCTCCTACACGGTGCTGGGCACGGACGGCTTTGGCCGCAGCGATTTCCGCTACCGCCTGCGCGAGCATTTCGAGGTCAACCGCCACTACATCACCGTCGCCGCGCTCAAGAGCCTGGCCGACGAGGGCAAGCTGCCCGCCGCCAAGGTGGCCGAGGCCATCACCAAGTACGGCATCAACGCCGAGAAGATCAACCCGCTGCACGCCTGA
- a CDS encoding PAS domain S-box protein, with translation MAPSPAPSAAVSAVKTPARWWRSWWRSLSPGRQDRFAALAPLASVLMFLAAIIASFWYLRSEEIEREKEALKRDAEYAQQRVRLRLLERQEQIMRIARDLSNEELERTDFISRADALISQYPELQSITWIDEHRSIRATQSAPTLTSGQLRINGEVLRSGETADLFRLARQLQQPVYSLPAVNAGEATPLLQLQVPLTPQGRFGGVVLAEYSVDHLLRYGTPIEVLARYAVTLVDGKGHVLAGTPLAPRHSGLLPWTTKANAYAIPVSPVGGGLVLRVQAYRTSLGVVGSGLFWLVGTLSVMTSWLLIATWRHTRRRQQAQRALVAETNFRRAMENSVLTGMRALDLQGRITYVNAAFCQMTGWTEAELVGQTPPYSYWPEGEYEKLHANLREELSGKSVPGGFQVRVRRKNGALFDARLYVSPLVDASGEQTGWMTSMTDITEPNRVREQLTASHERFTIVMEALDASVSVAPLGSQELLYANRLYRQWFGSQTTGHLDMVAQAGVPQQSRAGAVGDGDELMDLPLDPLTRTRSENAEIYRPDLGKWLEVRSRYLNWVDGRIAQMVIATDITPRRMAEEQAARQAERAQSVSRLITMGEMASSVAHELNQPLTAISNYCSGMVSRIKGGQLSEEALLSALEKTAHQAQRAGQIIQRIRAFVKKSEPNRTLADVHQMVGEALELAEIELRRHNVRLTHYVAARLPPVMADTILIEQVLINLMKNGAESIAQAQRPPALRAVELRVVPRQVEGNDVIEFTVQDTGRGLAPEVLAHLFEAFFSTKNEGMGIGLNLCRSIVESHHGRMHAENLYNAAEVIGCRFSFWLPLANTAEATINSAASPTPGTIA, from the coding sequence ATGGCCCCATCCCCAGCTCCTTCCGCCGCCGTGTCCGCCGTGAAAACACCGGCACGTTGGTGGCGTTCATGGTGGCGCAGCCTCTCGCCCGGCCGGCAGGATCGTTTTGCCGCCCTCGCCCCGCTGGCCTCGGTGCTGATGTTCCTGGCGGCCATCATTGCGTCGTTCTGGTACTTGCGCTCCGAGGAAATCGAGCGCGAGAAGGAGGCCCTCAAGCGCGACGCCGAATATGCGCAGCAGCGCGTGCGCCTGCGCCTGCTCGAGCGCCAGGAACAGATCATGCGCATTGCGCGCGACCTCTCCAACGAAGAGCTCGAGCGCACCGACTTCATCAGCCGCGCCGACGCGCTGATCAGCCAGTATCCCGAGTTGCAGTCCATCACCTGGATTGACGAACACCGCAGCATTCGCGCGACCCAGTCCGCGCCCACCCTCACCAGCGGCCAGCTGCGCATCAACGGCGAGGTGCTCAGGTCGGGCGAGACGGCAGACCTGTTCCGGCTCGCGCGCCAGCTGCAGCAGCCCGTGTATTCGCTGCCCGCGGTCAACGCCGGTGAGGCCACGCCGCTGCTGCAGCTGCAGGTGCCACTCACGCCACAGGGCAGGTTCGGCGGCGTGGTGCTGGCCGAATACTCCGTCGACCATCTGCTGCGCTACGGCACGCCCATCGAGGTACTCGCGCGCTACGCGGTCACGCTCGTGGATGGAAAGGGCCATGTGCTCGCCGGCACGCCCCTGGCGCCACGGCACAGCGGCCTGCTGCCATGGACGACCAAGGCCAATGCCTACGCCATTCCCGTATCGCCGGTCGGCGGCGGGCTGGTGCTGCGCGTGCAGGCCTATCGCACGTCGCTGGGCGTGGTGGGCAGCGGCCTGTTCTGGCTCGTGGGCACGCTGAGCGTGATGACCTCCTGGCTCTTGATCGCCACCTGGCGCCACACGCGCAGGCGCCAGCAGGCCCAGCGTGCGCTGGTGGCGGAGACCAACTTCCGCCGCGCCATGGAGAACTCCGTCCTCACCGGCATGCGTGCGCTCGACCTTCAGGGCCGCATCACCTATGTGAATGCCGCGTTCTGCCAGATGACGGGCTGGACCGAGGCCGAACTCGTCGGCCAGACCCCGCCCTACAGCTACTGGCCCGAGGGCGAATACGAAAAGCTGCACGCCAATCTGCGCGAGGAGCTGTCGGGCAAGAGCGTGCCCGGCGGCTTTCAGGTGCGGGTGCGGCGCAAGAACGGGGCGCTGTTCGATGCGCGCCTGTATGTCTCGCCACTGGTCGATGCCAGCGGCGAGCAGACGGGCTGGATGACGTCGATGACCGACATCACCGAGCCCAACCGTGTGCGCGAGCAGCTCACGGCATCGCACGAGCGCTTCACCATCGTCATGGAGGCGCTGGACGCGTCGGTCTCCGTCGCGCCGCTGGGCAGCCAGGAGCTGCTCTACGCCAACCGCCTGTACCGCCAGTGGTTTGGCTCGCAGACTACGGGCCATCTGGACATGGTGGCCCAGGCCGGCGTACCGCAGCAGTCCAGGGCCGGCGCCGTGGGCGATGGCGACGAGCTCATGGACCTTCCGCTCGATCCGCTGACGCGCACCCGCTCGGAGAACGCCGAGATCTACCGCCCCGACCTGGGCAAGTGGCTGGAGGTGCGCTCGCGCTACCTCAACTGGGTCGACGGGCGCATCGCGCAGATGGTGATTGCCACCGACATCACGCCGCGCCGCATGGCCGAGGAACAGGCCGCGCGCCAGGCCGAACGGGCGCAGTCGGTGAGCCGGCTCATCACCATGGGCGAGATGGCCTCGAGCGTCGCACACGAACTGAACCAGCCGCTGACCGCGATCAGCAACTACTGCAGTGGCATGGTCTCGCGCATCAAGGGCGGCCAGCTCTCGGAGGAGGCGCTGCTGTCGGCCCTGGAGAAGACCGCGCACCAGGCGCAGCGCGCGGGCCAGATCATCCAGCGCATCCGCGCCTTCGTGAAGAAGAGCGAGCCCAACCGCACGCTGGCCGACGTGCACCAGATGGTGGGCGAGGCGCTCGAGCTCGCCGAGATCGAACTGCGCCGCCACAACGTGCGCCTGACCCACTATGTGGCGGCGCGCCTGCCGCCCGTCATGGCCGACACCATTCTGATCGAGCAGGTGCTCATCAACCTGATGAAGAACGGCGCCGAATCCATTGCCCAGGCACAGCGCCCGCCGGCGCTGCGCGCCGTGGAACTGCGCGTGGTGCCGCGCCAGGTGGAGGGCAACGACGTCATCGAGTTCACCGTGCAGGACACGGGCCGGGGCCTGGCGCCCGAGGTGCTCGCGCATCTGTTCGAGGCCTTCTTCTCGACCAAGAACGAGGGCATGGGAATCGGCCTGAATCTGTGCCGCAGCATTGTCGAATCGCACCACGGCAGGATGCATGCCGAGAACCTCTACAATGCCGCAGAGGTCATCGGTTGCAGGTTCTCCTTCTGGTTGCCGCTTGCCAACACGGCCGAGGCCACTATCAATTCCGCAGCATCACCAACCCCTGGGACTATTGCATGA
- a CDS encoding response regulator transcription factor has protein sequence MSLIPKKGTVYVVDDDEAVRDSLQWLLEGKDYRVRCFDSAESFLTRYDPREVACLIVDIRMGGMTGLELQDRLVERKSPLPIVFITGHGDVPMAVNTMKKGALDFIQKPFDEQELLGLVERMLDHAREAFAGHQQAASRDALLSKLTGREAQVLERIVAGRLNKQIADDLGISIKTVEAHRANIMEKLNANTVADLLKIALGQQTAKA, from the coding sequence ATGAGTTTGATTCCGAAAAAAGGCACCGTCTATGTGGTCGATGACGACGAGGCCGTGCGCGACTCGCTTCAGTGGCTGCTCGAAGGCAAGGATTACCGCGTTCGCTGTTTTGATTCGGCAGAGTCCTTCCTCACACGCTATGACCCGCGCGAGGTGGCCTGCCTGATCGTGGACATCCGCATGGGCGGCATGACCGGGCTGGAACTGCAGGACCGTCTGGTCGAGCGCAAGTCGCCCCTGCCCATCGTGTTCATCACCGGCCATGGCGATGTGCCCATGGCTGTGAACACCATGAAGAAGGGTGCACTGGACTTCATCCAGAAGCCCTTTGACGAGCAGGAACTGCTCGGCCTGGTCGAGCGCATGCTGGACCACGCGCGCGAGGCCTTTGCCGGCCACCAGCAGGCCGCCAGCCGCGACGCCCTGCTGTCCAAGCTCACGGGCCGCGAGGCGCAGGTCTTGGAGCGCATCGTCGCCGGCCGTTTGAACAAGCAGATCGCCGACGACCTTGGCATCAGCATCAAGACCGTGGAGGCGCACCGCGCCAACATCATGGAAAAGCTCAACGCCAACACCGTGGCGGACCTGCTCAAGATTGCCCTGGGGCAGCAGACTGCCAAGGCATAA
- the folD gene encoding bifunctional methylenetetrahydrofolate dehydrogenase/methenyltetrahydrofolate cyclohydrolase FolD, whose amino-acid sequence MTAQLIDGNALSRQLRTQVAERTQALKARGITPGLAVVLVGDNPASQVYVRNKVKACEDVGFHSVLEKYDASMTEAELLARVEALNNDPSIHGILVQLPLPKHIDDHKVIEAISPAKDVDGFHVASAGALMVGEVGFKACTPYGCMKMLESIGMADLRGKHAVVIGRSNIVGKPMAMMLLAANATVTVCHSGTADLAAMTRQADIVVAAVGKRNVLTADMVKPGAVVIDVGMNRNDEGKLCGDVDFDGVKKVAGHITPVPGGVGPMTITMLLVNTLEAAERL is encoded by the coding sequence ATGACCGCCCAACTGATTGACGGCAACGCCCTCTCGCGCCAGCTGCGCACCCAGGTTGCCGAGCGCACCCAGGCCCTGAAGGCCCGCGGCATCACCCCAGGCCTGGCCGTGGTGCTCGTCGGCGACAACCCCGCAAGCCAGGTCTACGTGCGCAACAAGGTCAAGGCCTGCGAGGACGTGGGTTTTCACTCCGTGCTCGAAAAATACGACGCCAGCATGACCGAGGCCGAGCTGCTCGCACGCGTCGAGGCGCTGAACAACGACCCCAGCATCCACGGCATCCTGGTGCAGCTGCCATTGCCCAAGCACATCGACGACCACAAGGTCATCGAAGCCATCTCGCCCGCCAAGGACGTGGACGGGTTCCATGTGGCCAGCGCCGGCGCGCTCATGGTGGGCGAGGTCGGCTTCAAGGCCTGCACGCCCTATGGCTGCATGAAGATGCTCGAATCCATCGGCATGGCCGACCTGCGCGGCAAGCATGCCGTGGTGATCGGCCGCAGCAACATCGTCGGCAAGCCCATGGCCATGATGCTGCTCGCCGCCAACGCCACCGTCACCGTGTGCCACAGCGGCACGGCCGACCTGGCCGCCATGACGCGCCAGGCCGACATCGTGGTGGCCGCAGTCGGCAAGCGCAACGTGCTCACGGCCGATATGGTCAAACCCGGCGCCGTGGTCATCGACGTGGGCATGAACCGCAACGACGAGGGCAAGCTCTGCGGCGACGTGGACTTCGACGGCGTGAAGAAAGTGGCAGGCCACATCACGCCCGTGCCCGGCGGCGTGGGCCCCATGACCATCACCATGCTGCTGGTCAACACGCTGGAAGCGGCCGAGCGGCTGTAA
- a CDS encoding M3 family metallopeptidase: protein MTNPLLDFSGHIPFDRITPADVAPAVDQLLERADAALQTVTAPDFPADWGAIARVLDVATEELGRAFGVVGHLSSVADTPELRAAYNAALPRVTAFWTRLGADERLYAKYKAIDPATLNAEQRQAHGNALRNFVLSGAELQGAARERFAAIQERLAELQQKFSENVLDATDAYAHYASESDLEGLPADVIQTARAAAEAEGKPGYRLTLKMPCYLPVMQFAKSSALRETLYRAYVTRASDQAAGDATRFDNSAVMAEILALRQEEARLLGYDNFGQVSLVPKMAHTPEQVTHFLRDLAARARPYAKKDVADLRAFAAERLGLTDPQAWDWPYISEQLKEARYAFSEQELKQYFPAPKVLAGLFKIVETLFEVSIRRDQAPVWNDAVEFYRIERAGQLVGQFYLDKPARAGKRGGAWMDDARARWLRPDNGLLQTPVAYLVCNFAAGVDGKPALLTHDDVITLFHEFGHGLHHMLTQVNEHDVSGISGVEWDAVELPSQFMENFCWEWEVLRHMTAHVDTGEPLPRALYDKMIAARNFQAGMQTLRQIEFALFDMLLHTEHDPKDSPLPLLARVREEVAVLAQPPFNRMPHSFSHIFAGGYAAGYYSYKWAEVLSADAYAAFEETMDADGMPSLETGRRYRQNILEVGGSRPAMESFKAFRGREPELDALLRHQGMS from the coding sequence ATGACCAATCCCCTGCTCGACTTCTCAGGCCACATCCCCTTCGATCGCATCACCCCGGCCGACGTCGCGCCGGCCGTGGACCAACTGCTCGAGCGCGCCGACGCGGCGCTGCAGACCGTGACCGCGCCCGACTTTCCCGCCGACTGGGGCGCAATAGCCCGCGTGCTCGACGTGGCCACGGAGGAACTCGGCCGCGCCTTCGGTGTGGTGGGCCACCTGAGCAGCGTGGCCGACACGCCCGAGCTGCGCGCCGCCTACAACGCCGCGCTGCCGCGCGTGACCGCGTTCTGGACGCGCCTGGGCGCCGACGAGCGGCTCTACGCCAAGTACAAGGCCATCGACCCGGCGACGCTCAACGCCGAGCAGCGCCAGGCGCACGGCAACGCGCTGCGCAACTTCGTGCTCTCGGGCGCCGAGCTGCAGGGCGCCGCGCGCGAGCGTTTTGCCGCCATCCAGGAGCGGCTGGCCGAACTGCAGCAGAAGTTCAGCGAGAACGTGCTCGACGCGACCGACGCCTACGCCCATTACGCGAGCGAGAGCGATCTCGAAGGCCTGCCCGCCGACGTCATTCAGACGGCCCGCGCCGCGGCCGAGGCCGAGGGCAAGCCGGGCTACAGGCTCACGCTCAAGATGCCCTGCTACCTGCCCGTGATGCAGTTCGCCAAAAGCAGCGCGCTGCGCGAGACGCTCTACCGCGCCTACGTCACGCGCGCCTCCGACCAGGCCGCGGGCGACGCCACGCGGTTCGACAACAGCGCCGTGATGGCCGAGATCCTGGCGCTGCGCCAGGAGGAGGCGCGGCTCCTGGGCTACGACAACTTCGGCCAAGTCTCGCTCGTTCCCAAGATGGCGCACACGCCCGAGCAGGTCACGCATTTCCTGCGCGACCTGGCCGCACGCGCCCGCCCCTACGCGAAGAAGGACGTCGCCGACCTGCGCGCCTTCGCCGCCGAGCGGCTTGGCCTGACCGACCCGCAGGCCTGGGACTGGCCCTATATCTCCGAGCAGCTCAAGGAGGCGCGCTACGCATTCAGCGAGCAGGAGCTCAAGCAATACTTCCCAGCGCCCAAGGTGCTCGCGGGCCTGTTCAAGATCGTCGAGACATTGTTCGAGGTCTCCATCCGCCGCGACCAGGCGCCCGTGTGGAACGACGCCGTGGAGTTCTACCGCATCGAACGCGCCGGGCAACTGGTAGGTCAGTTCTACCTGGACAAGCCGGCGCGCGCCGGCAAGCGCGGCGGCGCCTGGATGGACGACGCGCGCGCACGCTGGCTGCGCCCCGACAACGGCCTGCTGCAGACGCCCGTGGCCTACCTGGTGTGCAACTTCGCCGCGGGCGTCGATGGCAAGCCCGCACTGCTCACGCACGACGACGTGATCACGCTGTTCCACGAATTCGGCCACGGCCTGCACCACATGCTCACCCAGGTGAACGAGCACGACGTGTCGGGCATCAGCGGCGTGGAATGGGACGCCGTGGAGCTGCCCAGCCAGTTCATGGAGAACTTCTGCTGGGAGTGGGAGGTGCTGCGCCACATGACCGCCCATGTGGATACGGGCGAGCCCCTGCCGCGCGCGCTCTATGACAAGATGATCGCGGCCAGGAATTTCCAGGCCGGCATGCAGACGCTGCGCCAGATCGAGTTTGCGCTGTTCGACATGCTGCTGCACACCGAGCATGACCCCAAGGACAGCCCGCTGCCCCTGCTCGCACGCGTGCGCGAGGAAGTGGCCGTGCTCGCCCAGCCCCCGTTCAACCGCATGCCCCACAGCTTCAGCCACATCTTCGCGGGCGGCTACGCCGCGGGCTACTACAGCTACAAATGGGCCGAAGTGCTGTCGGCCGACGCCTATGCGGCCTTCGAGGAGACCATGGACGCGGACGGCATGCCCAGCCTGGAGACCGGCCGGCGCTACCGCCAGAACATCCTGGAAGTCGGCGGCAGCCGCCCCGCCATGGAGTCCTTCAAGGCCTTCCGCGGCCGCGAGCCCGAGCTCGATGCGCTGCTGCGCCACCAGGGTATGTCATAA
- a CDS encoding glutaredoxin family protein has product MTRIRLIASAATVALLALTAQAQQVYRIVGPDGKVTFSDRPPTGAAEVTQSSSGARTAASANDALPYQLRQTAARFPVTLYTGSDCAPCNSARNLLIQRGIPFVERTVTTNEDIDALKRLSGESSLPFGTIGGQQLKGFSDSEWTQYLNAAGYPAQSQLPPGYRRPAATPLVAVAVQPAAASADEAPAPAARPAPAANGRTPSNPAGIIF; this is encoded by the coding sequence ATGACACGCATCCGCCTCATCGCCAGTGCCGCCACCGTGGCCTTGCTGGCCCTGACCGCCCAGGCCCAGCAGGTCTACCGCATCGTCGGGCCGGACGGCAAGGTCACCTTCTCCGATCGCCCGCCGACGGGCGCCGCCGAAGTGACCCAGAGCAGCAGCGGCGCCCGCACCGCCGCTTCGGCCAATGACGCCCTGCCCTACCAGCTGCGCCAGACGGCGGCGCGCTTTCCCGTCACGCTCTACACCGGCAGCGACTGCGCCCCCTGCAACAGCGCGCGCAATCTGCTGATCCAGCGCGGCATACCGTTTGTCGAGCGCACGGTCACGACCAACGAGGACATCGACGCGCTCAAGCGCCTCAGCGGCGAATCCAGCCTGCCCTTCGGCACCATAGGCGGGCAGCAGCTCAAGGGCTTTTCCGACAGCGAATGGACCCAGTACCTGAACGCGGCCGGCTATCCCGCACAGTCACAGCTGCCCCCCGGCTACCGTCGCCCGGCGGCGACGCCGCTGGTCGCGGTGGCGGTCCAGCCAGCCGCAGCGTCGGCTGACGAGGCCCCCGCACCCGCGGCGCGCCCTGCCCCAGCCGCCAATGGCCGCACGCCGAGCAACCCCGCCGGCATCATCTTCTGA